A stretch of Clostridium formicaceticum DNA encodes these proteins:
- the rpoC gene encoding DNA-directed RNA polymerase subunit beta' produces MYELNNFESIKISLASPEKIRQWSKGEVKKPETINYRTLKPEKEGLFCEKIFGPTKDWECHCGKYKRVRYKGVVCDRCGVEVTKSKVRRERMGHIELAAPVSHIWYFKGIPSRMGLLLDMSPRSLEKVLYFAAYIVIEPGETPLTEKQILTEKEYGEALEKYGSNFKAAMGAEAVKEILARINLEELAKELKHKLKESTGQKRVRTIRRLEVVEAFRQSGNKPEWMIVDAVPVIPPDLRPMVQLDGGRFATSDLNDLYRRVINRNNRLKRLLDLGAPDIIVRNEKRMLQEAVDALIDNGRRGKPVTGPGNRPLKSLSDMLKGKQGRFRQNLLGKRVDYSGRSVIVVGPELKFYQCGLPKKMALELFKPFVMKKLVENNYAHNIKSAKRMVEKVKPEVWDVLEEVIKEHPVLLNRAPTLHRLGIQAFEPVLVEGKAIKLHPLVCTAYNADFDGDQMAVHVPLSVEAQAEARFLMLAPNNILAPKDGQLITTPTQDMVLGSYYLTIEVPGIKGEGMIFKDFEEMLMAYDTGVVDLHARVKVRVKLNKDDKGKLVESTVGRFIFNEKIPQNLGFVDRTKDLYSLEVDFLCDKKALGKVIDKSFRKLGNTATSIMLDYIKQTGFKYSTKGAITIAVSDMEVPAEKPELISEAEEKVDKYEKAYRRGLISDEERYERVIETWTETTEKVTDALMAGLDRLNNVFIMAHSGARGSKNQIRQLGGMRGLMANASGHTVEMPIKANFREGLSVLEYFISTHGARKGLADTALRTADSGYLTRRLVDVSQDIIIREIDCGTTEGIIASAFKDGNEVIEELYDRLVGRHALEDILHPETGEVMVAKNNMILEEDAEKIIAAGLEKVKIRTTLNCKTKHGVCATCYGRNLATGEPVQVGEAVGIIAAQSIGEPGTQLTMRTFHTGGVAGADITQGLPRVEELFEARKPKGLAIISEIGGTVEILESRKKREVVVRNAAEEKKYEIPYSSRVKVKQGQVIEAGDEITQGSVNPHDILKIKGVEGVENYIIKEVQRVYRLQGVDINDKHVEVIVRQMLSKAKVEDAGDTDLLPGALETVFDLKEVNVKAREEGKKEATYTVTLLGITKASLATESFLSAASFQETTRVLTEAAIKGKEDYLIGLKENVIIGKLIPAGTGMKRYKNIALSTEDETPEDIEEIEEE; encoded by the coding sequence AAAACCTGAAACGATTAACTACAGAACTTTAAAGCCGGAAAAAGAAGGACTGTTTTGTGAAAAGATTTTTGGTCCTACAAAAGATTGGGAGTGCCACTGTGGTAAGTACAAGCGCGTTAGATACAAAGGGGTTGTATGTGATCGTTGTGGCGTTGAAGTAACAAAGTCTAAAGTAAGAAGAGAAAGAATGGGGCATATAGAATTAGCTGCTCCAGTATCTCATATTTGGTATTTTAAGGGTATACCCAGCAGAATGGGACTTCTCTTAGATATGTCACCAAGATCTTTAGAAAAGGTATTGTACTTTGCTGCCTATATTGTTATAGAGCCAGGAGAAACACCATTAACAGAAAAGCAAATTTTAACTGAAAAAGAATATGGTGAGGCGTTAGAAAAGTATGGTTCTAACTTTAAAGCTGCTATGGGAGCCGAGGCGGTTAAAGAAATACTTGCTAGAATCAACCTTGAAGAGCTAGCAAAAGAATTAAAACATAAGTTAAAGGAAAGCACTGGACAAAAAAGAGTTCGAACCATCAGAAGACTTGAGGTGGTGGAAGCTTTCAGACAATCTGGTAATAAACCAGAGTGGATGATTGTGGATGCGGTACCGGTGATTCCGCCGGACTTAAGACCTATGGTGCAACTAGATGGTGGTAGGTTTGCTACCTCTGATTTAAATGATTTATACCGAAGAGTAATTAATCGTAATAACCGTTTAAAGCGACTATTAGATTTAGGTGCACCAGACATTATTGTGAGAAACGAAAAGAGGATGCTGCAGGAGGCGGTAGATGCTTTAATTGATAATGGTAGAAGAGGTAAGCCTGTAACAGGACCTGGTAATCGACCATTAAAATCCCTTTCAGATATGCTAAAGGGAAAACAGGGACGTTTCAGACAAAACCTTTTAGGAAAGCGTGTAGACTATTCAGGACGTTCTGTTATTGTTGTTGGACCTGAACTAAAGTTTTATCAATGTGGTTTACCTAAAAAGATGGCTTTAGAGCTATTCAAGCCCTTTGTTATGAAAAAGCTTGTGGAAAATAACTATGCCCACAATATTAAGAGTGCTAAGCGTATGGTGGAAAAGGTAAAGCCAGAGGTTTGGGATGTACTAGAAGAGGTCATCAAGGAACATCCAGTGCTGCTTAATAGAGCTCCTACCCTTCATAGATTAGGAATTCAGGCCTTTGAGCCGGTTTTGGTAGAAGGCAAGGCGATTAAGCTACATCCGCTGGTATGTACAGCTTATAATGCGGATTTCGACGGGGACCAAATGGCGGTACATGTGCCCTTATCGGTTGAAGCTCAAGCAGAAGCTAGATTTTTAATGCTAGCTCCTAACAATATACTAGCACCGAAGGATGGGCAGCTAATTACCACACCAACACAGGATATGGTACTTGGAAGTTACTATCTAACGATTGAAGTTCCAGGTATCAAAGGAGAAGGCATGATCTTTAAAGATTTTGAAGAGATGCTGATGGCCTATGATACTGGTGTAGTAGATCTTCATGCTAGGGTCAAGGTTCGTGTAAAACTTAACAAGGATGATAAAGGGAAACTGGTAGAAAGTACTGTTGGTAGATTTATTTTCAACGAAAAAATACCTCAGAATCTAGGTTTTGTGGATCGTACAAAGGACTTGTATTCTCTAGAAGTTGACTTCTTATGTGATAAAAAAGCTTTAGGGAAAGTTATTGATAAGTCTTTTAGAAAACTTGGAAATACAGCTACTTCTATTATGTTGGATTATATAAAACAAACTGGCTTTAAATACTCTACTAAAGGTGCTATCACCATTGCGGTATCAGATATGGAAGTGCCAGCAGAAAAGCCAGAATTGATTTCAGAAGCTGAAGAAAAAGTAGATAAATATGAAAAAGCCTACAGAAGAGGGTTGATTTCTGACGAGGAAAGATACGAAAGAGTTATTGAAACCTGGACAGAAACAACAGAAAAGGTTACAGATGCTTTAATGGCAGGTTTAGATCGATTGAACAATGTATTTATTATGGCCCACTCAGGTGCGAGGGGTAGTAAAAACCAGATTAGACAGCTAGGCGGTATGAGGGGATTGATGGCAAATGCCTCTGGACATACGGTGGAAATGCCAATCAAGGCGAACTTCCGTGAAGGCTTGTCTGTATTAGAGTACTTTATTTCTACCCATGGAGCCAGAAAAGGACTAGCAGATACTGCTCTTAGAACAGCTGACTCAGGATATTTAACAAGACGTCTTGTGGATGTTAGTCAAGATATCATTATTCGAGAAATTGATTGTGGTACAACAGAGGGCATTATAGCTTCTGCTTTTAAAGATGGAAATGAAGTGATTGAGGAACTGTATGATAGATTAGTAGGTAGACATGCACTAGAGGATATTCTTCATCCAGAAACTGGAGAAGTAATGGTTGCTAAAAACAATATGATTTTAGAGGAAGATGCAGAAAAAATCATTGCTGCTGGTTTAGAGAAGGTAAAGATCAGAACAACACTGAACTGCAAAACAAAGCATGGTGTATGTGCAACTTGCTATGGCAGAAACTTAGCTACTGGGGAGCCTGTTCAAGTGGGAGAGGCTGTTGGTATCATTGCTGCACAGTCCATCGGAGAACCAGGAACACAGCTTACTATGAGAACCTTCCATACTGGTGGGGTTGCTGGTGCTGACATTACCCAAGGTTTGCCGAGGGTAGAGGAATTATTTGAAGCAAGGAAACCAAAAGGATTAGCCATCATCAGCGAAATTGGTGGTACTGTTGAAATCCTGGAATCTAGAAAAAAACGTGAAGTTGTTGTAAGAAATGCTGCTGAAGAGAAAAAGTATGAAATTCCTTATAGCTCTAGGGTCAAAGTAAAACAAGGTCAAGTCATTGAAGCTGGAGATGAAATTACTCAAGGATCTGTTAACCCTCATGATATTCTTAAGATTAAAGGTGTAGAAGGTGTTGAAAACTACATTATCAAAGAAGTGCAGAGAGTATACCGACTACAGGGGGTTGATATCAATGACAAGCATGTTGAAGTTATTGTAAGACAGATGTTGAGTAAAGCAAAAGTTGAAGATGCTGGAGATACTGATTTGTTACCTGGGGCACTAGAAACTGTTTTTGATTTAAAAGAAGTAAATGTCAAGGCAAGAGAGGAAGGTAAGAAAGAAGCTACCTATACAGTAACATTGCTAGGTATTACGAAAGCCTCCCTTGCAACAGAATCCTTCTTATCAGCGGCATCTTTCCAAGAGACAACAAGAGTTTTAACGGAAGCTGCTATCAAAGGTAAGGAAGATTACTTGATAGGTTTGAAGGAAAATGTAATTATTGGAAAGCTGATCCCTGCTGGTACAGGAATGAAGCGGTATAAAAATATTGCTTTAAGCACAGAGGATGAAACGCCAGAAGATATAGAAGAAATTGAAGAAGAATAA
- the fusA gene encoding elongation factor G, which translates to MARQFPLEKIRNIGIMAHIDAGKTTTTERILFYAGRIRKLGETHEGASQMDWMEQEKERGITITSAATTCQWQEHRINIIDTPGHVDFTVEVERSLRVLDGSVAVFCAKGGVEPQSETVWRQADKYRVPRMAFVNKMDILGADFFQAVKMMKERLGANAIPIQLPIGAEDTFKGIIDLVKMNATIYKDDLGQETETVDIPEDMKDLANEYREILIEAVAETDEELMMRYLEGEELTEEEVIAGIRRGTIATQMTPVLCGSSYKNKGVQRLLDAVVTYMPSPLDIPAIKGVSEDTEEEIERHADDNEPFSALAFKIMADPYVGKLAFFRVYSGKLESGSYILNSTKGKKERIGRILQMHANTREEITEVYAGDIAAAVGLKDTTTGDTLCDPDNVVVLESMEFPEPVIHVAIEPKTKAAQEKMGVALQKLAEEDPTFKTYTDEETGQTIIAGMGELHLEIIVDRMMREFKVEANVGKPQVAYKETITQAVEVEGKYARQSGGRGQYGHVKIRLIPQEPGQGYGFDNQIVGGAIPREYIPAVDAGIQEAMKNGVLAGYEVVDMKVELFDGSYHEVDSSEMAFKIAGSMAFKDGMKKAKPALLEPYMKVEVTTPEDYMGDVMGDLNSRRGKIEGMEPRTGGVQVIRCYVPLSEMFGYATDLRSKTQGRAVYSMHFSHYEQVPASIAEKVVAGRQ; encoded by the coding sequence GTGGCAAGGCAGTTTCCACTAGAAAAAATAAGAAATATAGGTATTATGGCGCATATTGATGCTGGTAAAACAACAACCACAGAGAGAATATTGTTTTATGCCGGCAGAATTAGAAAATTAGGTGAAACTCATGAGGGTGCATCTCAAATGGACTGGATGGAGCAGGAGAAAGAAAGAGGTATCACCATCACTTCAGCTGCTACTACCTGTCAATGGCAAGAGCATAGAATCAATATCATAGATACACCAGGTCACGTGGACTTTACTGTAGAGGTAGAAAGATCTCTAAGAGTATTAGATGGATCTGTAGCTGTATTCTGTGCCAAAGGTGGGGTTGAGCCTCAATCTGAAACTGTTTGGAGACAGGCAGATAAATACAGAGTGCCAAGAATGGCCTTCGTAAACAAAATGGACATTTTAGGTGCTGACTTCTTTCAAGCTGTAAAAATGATGAAGGAAAGATTAGGTGCTAATGCAATACCTATCCAGTTACCTATCGGTGCTGAAGATACCTTCAAAGGCATCATTGACCTAGTAAAGATGAATGCAACCATTTACAAAGATGATTTAGGTCAAGAGACTGAGACAGTAGACATTCCTGAAGATATGAAGGATCTTGCTAATGAGTATAGAGAAATACTAATAGAGGCAGTAGCTGAAACTGATGAAGAATTAATGATGCGTTATTTAGAAGGAGAAGAACTAACAGAAGAGGAAGTAATTGCGGGTATCAGAAGAGGTACAATTGCTACACAAATGACACCGGTATTATGTGGCTCTTCTTATAAGAATAAAGGTGTGCAGCGTTTATTAGATGCCGTTGTAACTTATATGCCTTCACCACTAGATATACCAGCGATTAAAGGTGTATCTGAGGATACCGAAGAAGAAATCGAAAGACATGCAGATGACAATGAACCTTTTTCAGCTTTAGCCTTCAAAATCATGGCAGATCCATATGTAGGAAAACTAGCTTTTTTCCGAGTTTATTCGGGAAAGCTTGAGTCTGGTTCTTATATCTTAAACTCTACAAAAGGGAAGAAAGAGAGAATTGGACGTATCCTTCAAATGCATGCCAATACAAGAGAAGAAATTACAGAAGTATATGCTGGTGATATCGCGGCTGCTGTAGGATTAAAAGATACAACTACAGGGGATACACTATGTGATCCTGACAATGTAGTAGTGTTAGAATCTATGGAGTTTCCAGAGCCAGTTATTCACGTAGCTATTGAACCAAAAACTAAAGCTGCTCAAGAAAAAATGGGGGTTGCTTTACAAAAACTTGCTGAAGAGGACCCAACTTTTAAAACCTACACAGATGAAGAAACAGGTCAAACCATCATTGCTGGTATGGGAGAGCTTCATCTTGAAATCATCGTAGACAGAATGATGAGAGAGTTTAAAGTAGAGGCAAATGTAGGTAAACCTCAAGTTGCTTATAAAGAAACTATTACCCAAGCGGTAGAAGTAGAGGGTAAATATGCTCGACAATCTGGGGGTCGTGGACAATACGGACATGTTAAAATTCGTCTTATTCCACAGGAACCAGGCCAAGGCTACGGCTTCGACAATCAAATCGTTGGTGGAGCTATCCCAAGAGAGTATATTCCTGCTGTTGATGCTGGTATTCAAGAAGCCATGAAAAATGGTGTGTTAGCTGGCTACGAAGTAGTTGACATGAAGGTAGAACTGTTTGACGGATCTTATCATGAGGTTGACTCTTCTGAAATGGCATTTAAAATCGCTGGTTCTATGGCTTTCAAAGATGGTATGAAGAAAGCGAAGCCAGCTTTACTGGAACCATATATGAAGGTAGAAGTGACAACACCTGAAGATTATATGGGGGATGTTATGGGTGACTTAAACTCAAGACGTGGTAAGATTGAAGGTATGGAGCCAAGAACAGGTGGTGTACAGGTAATAAGATGTTATGTACCACTATCTGAAATGTTTGGTTACGCTACAGACTTGCGTTCAAAAACACAAGGTCGTGCTGTATACTCTATGCACTTTAGTCATTATGAACAAGTTCCAGCAAGTATTGCTGAAAAAGTGGTTGCTGGAAGACAGTAG
- the rpsG gene encoding 30S ribosomal protein S7 — protein MPRKGNVPKREVLPDPMYGSKVVTKLINGIMLDGKKGTAQRIVYNAFDLIKERTGEEPVEVFEKAMNNIMPILEVKARRVGGANYQVPVEVRPERRETLGIRWLVGYTKKRGEKGMDEKLAKEIMDAANNTGASVKKREDTHKMAEANKAFAHYRW, from the coding sequence GTGCCAAGAAAAGGTAATGTGCCAAAAAGAGAAGTGTTACCAGACCCTATGTATGGTAGCAAAGTTGTTACAAAATTAATCAATGGCATTATGCTAGATGGTAAAAAAGGAACAGCTCAAAGAATTGTTTATAATGCCTTCGATTTAATAAAAGAAAGAACTGGGGAAGAACCAGTCGAAGTTTTTGAAAAAGCTATGAACAATATCATGCCAATATTAGAAGTTAAAGCAAGACGTGTTGGTGGCGCCAACTACCAAGTACCGGTGGAGGTAAGACCTGAGAGAAGAGAAACTCTAGGAATTAGATGGTTAGTAGGCTACACCAAAAAAAGAGGCGAAAAAGGCATGGATGAAAAATTAGCCAAAGAAATCATGGATGCTGCGAATAATACTGGAGCATCAGTGAAGAAAAGAGAAGACACACATAAAATGGCGGAAGCAAACAAAGCATTTGCCCATTACAGATGGTAA
- the rpsL gene encoding 30S ribosomal protein S12 gives MPTISQLVRKGRKEIQEKSTAPALQKGFNSLRRVATDKSSPQKRGVCTSVKTVTPKKPNSALRKVARVRLTNGIEVTAYIPGIGHNLQEHSVVLIRGGRVKDLPGVRYHIVRGTLDTAGVANRLQARSKYGAKRPKKK, from the coding sequence ATGCCAACAATAAGCCAGTTAGTACGTAAAGGTAGAAAAGAAATTCAAGAAAAATCAACAGCTCCTGCATTACAAAAAGGTTTCAACTCTTTGAGAAGAGTAGCTACCGACAAAAGTTCTCCACAAAAAAGAGGAGTTTGTACTTCTGTTAAAACTGTTACACCTAAAAAGCCTAACTCAGCTTTAAGAAAAGTAGCTAGGGTAAGATTGACAAATGGTATTGAAGTAACAGCTTACATCCCAGGAATTGGTCATAACCTTCAAGAGCATAGTGTTGTTCTAATCAGAGGTGGAAGGGTAAAAGACTTACCAGGGGTTAGATACCATATTGTTAGAGGAACATTAGATACTGCAGGTGTAGCTAACAGATTACAAGCAAGATCAAAGTACGGTGCAAAGAGACCTAAGAAGAAATAA
- a CDS encoding ribosomal L7Ae/L30e/S12e/Gadd45 family protein, translated as MLDSLQKANNKVIGIKQTNKALAEDKVKTLYLAEDAEIHLLEKLKNAATSKGVEIIYVDSMKKLGKACSIDVSAAAAAILK; from the coding sequence ATGTTAGACTCTTTGCAAAAGGCCAATAATAAGGTCATTGGCATAAAGCAAACCAACAAAGCATTAGCTGAAGATAAAGTAAAGACGCTTTATTTGGCAGAAGATGCAGAAATACATCTATTAGAAAAACTTAAGAACGCTGCCACTAGTAAAGGTGTAGAAATTATTTATGTTGATTCTATGAAAAAACTTGGTAAAGCCTGCAGTATTGATGTTAGTGCAGCAGCTGCGGCAATATTAAAGTAA